From the Eschrichtius robustus isolate mEscRob2 chromosome 19, mEscRob2.pri, whole genome shotgun sequence genome, the window aatagaaaataaaagttagAGATGCAGGGCAGGTCCTACTGCAGATTGTATTCTGGTTGTGCCCCTGCTTTGTTCTCACTCCCCCTGCATCCATCTCCTCTGCTCCTGCTTTTCTTCCAGATCAGCAGCTGTCTGAGAACACCACTGTTCCTTTCGCAGTTACCCCAGGTAATCAACATTGGAAGAGAATGACAACAAAACAGCAATCAAATGCAACAAACTAACATGTGCGGCATGGTAACTGTGACCGTGATTCTCCAAAGGTACTTTACATGCATGAGGTAACTTCACCCTCTCAGGAGAAGGAATGTGTGCACATTCCCCAAGGTGGCACCCCTACAGAGCATCAAGGGTGAGCATTCTGTAGATGGTGGGGCTGGAATCTGAACCCAGGGTCAGAGCTTCGGAGCTGGTGCCACAGGCTAAGGTAGAAACTGCCCAAAGTTAAAGAACCCTTCCTAGTCCCTGAGGGAGGAACCACACCATATTTACCTTGACATCCCTGATGCTTAGCAGGGGGTCTGTACAGGGCAGGCCCTTGGGGATGATGGGCTAGCTTGAACAGAGACTTGTGTCAGAGTTACTGCAGAGATCATGAAACCCTAAGAGCCGAAGAAGCGAACAATGCCTTTCTTCTTTCAGGTAATGGATGTGTTTTCCCATTCATCTATGGAGGGAAAACGTATTTTGATTGTGCTATCCGTGGTTCCATATTCCGTTGGTGTGCTCTAAATGTGGATTATATAGGAAGATGGAAATACTGTACTAGGAAAGGCAGGTGTGCAGTTTATCCTCATGTGAGGCGCACATGGCTTCCCAGATGAAGGGGGAATGTCCGTAACTGTCTCCTAGACGGAAACCTCAGGCATCTCCTCACCCAGCTCCGTGTGTTCCATTCATGTCCATTTCTCTTGATAAGACTAAAAATAGCCCTCCCACAATTAATGttttcatccatttcttctatcTTTCAGACCATGCCAAACGTACCTTTCCCTTTATCTATCGAGGCAAAATATACGAAAGTTGCACAAAAACTGGGAGTATTTTTTGGAGGCGTTGGTGCTCACTCTCTCTAAACTTTGACCAGGATAGAGCTTGGAGGTATTGCTAGCAATAAAAAAGGTAagagcggggcttccctggtggcgcaatggttgagaatctgcctgccaatgcaggggacacaggttcaagccctggtctgggaagatcccacatgccgcggaggaactaggcccgtgagccacaactactgagcctgcgcatctggatcctgtgctccgcaacaaaagaggccttgatagtgagaggcccacgcaccgtgacgaagagtggtccccgcttgctgcaactagagaaagccctcgcacagaaacgaagacccaacacagccaaaaataaataaataaaataaaaataaaggaattcgttttttttaaaaaatgcaaaatactccattatattaaaaaaaaaaaaaaataggtaagagCGTCCAGGGAGGATGGGAAGAGACAGAGCTGGATAAAGAGGTGGGGTCAGGTGCCACAGTGAGAAGGAAGGATGAGGCAGGTGGAGAGACGAGATGAGGTAGAAATGTACAGGAGGAAGAGTGAggggcagaggcccagagaggaagaagaggagggaggggagaaaagacGTAAAGAGAGGAAGCGACGAAGGCAAAAGGCAAAAGATGGAGAGACGAGAGTCCGAGGGGGAAGAAGCAAGAGAGTTTGCAGGATGAGAAATGGAAGGAAGAGGATCTGGGAAGGATTAGTGGCAAGAGAAGGTgagagaggggcagagagaggacaGCACAGTCTTTGGAGCAGGCATGAGAGGGCAGGAGTCGACATGGGAAGAGcagaaagcaaaggagaaatagacCCCTGCCCTCCATGGGACTGACTGGAAAAACAAATAGACTCGTTAACACTGACCCCAAGAC encodes:
- the LOC137752437 gene encoding seminal plasma protein A3-like; amino-acid sequence: MAPHLEIFLIWAGASVFLQLDPVNGDQQLSENTTVPFAVTPGNGCVFPFIYGGKTYFDCAIRGSIFRWCALNVDYIGRWKYCTRKDHAKRTFPFIYRGKIYESCTKTGSIFWRRWCSLSLNFDQDRAWRYC